The Montipora capricornis isolate CH-2021 chromosome 3, ASM3666992v2, whole genome shotgun sequence genome includes the window GTGGAAGAAGCTTAATCTGCCAACAGCAGCCTCCTGACTTATGCACTCAGTAGAGTTGAACAGCTCGAATTCCGTCCATCATAATGTGCTTTTCAGAAGAGTGATAAAGGATCTTGTCGACAATTAACGGATGAATGAGCTCTTTGTACACCGAAGAAAAGACATAGTTTTCATACTCGCTATCTCACAGAAATCACTTACTCAAGCTTGCTCTTTCTAGTCATCCCCTGTCATTTCACTTTCACATTGAGTAAGAAAAAAACTGACAAGGCTCGTCAGATAAGACCAACAGAGAGATAATTTATCAAATAAACCAGTCATGACCTTTTGCGCTAATTTAACTCTTAATGGCTTTCTTGATGGCTTTGTAATAGCACATAAATTCCAAAATCAATTTTGCCTGCTGCGGCGTTCTTTAGATTCCTCACAATTGtgggattttattttatttaatagcAGCGTTTGCCCAGCTTGATCTTTTCCCTGTACGTGTATTTGTAGACTGCACTGAGTAAGTTAACTGCCTGGCGATTGCATGTCGTTCACTGTTTAAAACAATGGTGTTGTGTTTCTTATAAACTCATTAGCAGGTCTTCTTTAATGCTAACTTCGCAAGACCACACAAACGGTACTATGATAAGCGCTTTCCCGATCACAAAATCCGGATACCATGTAAGTtaaatgatgtaattttttgaaattcttgTAAATACCAAAATGAAATCGAGATGTTTCTTAAGACGCTTATTGCAAGATTATAATGACAAATCTCTTTCGGTTTATAAATATTTAGAATGACGCTGATAGTTTGAACACCATAGTGGTTGCACGGCTCATTGCCCCTTTCGTGGTTAGAATTGCTAAGaaacaaattgaagaaaaatcCCAAAAATAAAATCAGCGAACGAGCTGTAACATCATGTTGCGCAAAATCATATGTACTTCAAAGCTTGTTTTATTGGAACTTGTTGAGAAgtaaattattaaataaaattagGATTCCTTTAAAATTAGttgtatttaaaaataataaagaagtTAACTGAGTTTGGAATAAGTgtagacaaaataaaggaaattaaacaTATATCTCCACTGATCGGACGAACTTTGTTGCAACTTGCTGTACTTGGTTGTATTCCTGAATTCTTGCTTGTGCGTACTCTCCAAAATCTGCCCCAGCTTCAATCAGCAATATGGCGCATTTCCAGTTTCCTCTTGTGACTGCTGCATGCAGAGGACCCCAGCCATAAGTGTCTTTGACGTTCACATCAGCTCCATTTTGAAGAAGGAGCTGAACACATTTTAAATCTGCATTAGCCGCTGCAATATGCAGTAATGATTGACCGTTTGGTGTTTGATAATTCACGTCTGGTTCTTGCTCTTCCATAATTGCTTTAGCTTCATCACAAGCTCTTTCTGTAATAGCTGAAAAAAGTAATGTTATAGGACTAAAAGAGATGCGTTTTCGAGTTCGAGGGCTCTTTGTATTGAAAATACCAGAGTCGTGTGAATCACCAGACTCGCAGGAACTCAAGCTTGAGCTGTCCCGAAATTTGATATGATTGCTTGCATTCTTCGCAGAAACTTTCCTTTTACGGAATATATTAATGGGAAAACTGTGTCGCAAGTAAAGTATTACCTTCATCAACATCACCACTCTCCTCAAAAATGCGTTGTCCACATCTATTGCATCAATGTTGTTATTCAACGATGCACGATCTTTATGTGCTATACCTTGCTTAAAGATCCTATTTTCCGAATATGTTGAAGTCGCATTTTGCGATCTCAAGTCCGATGTATCCGAATATTGCGAATACGCAGAATCCGATGAGGAATCACACGTTTCTGTGGTGTCGAAACTGTGAAAGTACGATGGCCATACTGCTGCGTGTTTGTGGTTTTCGGGGGCTAAGTGACCGCTTGTTGACCGGCCATTTTCCTCTTCGGCTCTGCGAGATTCCACCAGGGGTTTCTCCACGGCTTTTCGTAAATTTCCTCGCAACTTTGAAGATAAATTTAAAGAGTCGAACACCCGTTCTATGACTGAAGCAGGTCGATGCTTAGGCACTTTGTCCAGCATAAACGTATTTTTGTCATCAGTGTTTGTAGCAGCGcctgatttcaattttttttcatcaacCAACGAGGTGAAACAAAGACACGTTGCATCATGAGGAGAAAGTTTCTCACTTGTCATTTTGGCACATCTTGAAAATGGAGTTTTTAAAGCGAAGCACAAGTATTGCCCACCATTATTAACAAACCCGTCTTGGTGGATAAGAGCATAAAAGTAAACTAGAAATGACGTGAATACCTTCCTCGCGATCAAGTGTACGACAAAAATCGAAATCACGTGCGATGATAGTGATGCGTCAGACTGAGTAGGTTTTATCTGACAGATTCCTGCAAACTGTCACTGTACATGCAATTggaaacgtactcagttcaaattaatatttataaaaGTGCTTTATACATCTGCCGCATAAGCAATCTTAATTTTGAAGCGGTTTACATGGCTACGTTCCCATTGTTCCTTTTGTAGTCTTCTTTCCAAAGCGATTTATTAAATACGTCATCAAAAAGTTCGCAAGTCAATAAAACTGTGAAAACGTAGTATAAATcgtttgaacaaaaaaaaattcagaaatcCTAGCTAAACTCGATGTTCCTTAGAGAACGTTTCAGACAATTCTGAATATTTAACATGACGGTTGTAAAACAGAACTTAATCACAAGAAAAGAAGTTATGCAAGTCGTTCAGAAAcgtaaaaaagctttaaaggattctaaaatctttgtttttattgctgACGGAAAGACAAAATGCTTCTAACACACGTCATATACATAATGTCAACAAACCGAAACCACTCAAAAAGCAAATCTACTTTTCCGAAACTGATTAAGACTTCTTAATTATCAATTTTCAGTTTACATGAACTCTTGCAGCTCAAATTACAAGGCACGTTTTATTTCAGAGATGCATATCGCGGcgataactttgtttttcattccaTACTACGATCCTTTCGATAAATAGTGACAAGCCTGTGGAACGCAAAGTTAATGATCGAGAAAATTTCCTAGGTCAACAGACAATCATTTTAGGTTTATTTACAAAATAGCTTCAGAAAAACAAATGGTGATAGTTCAACCATGACATTTTCCATTTTGGCCCGACGCAGATAGAAAATACCAATTATACCACAAATGTCTATGTGTTGCGACAGTTACTGCATTGCACTTGTCCGATTCAAAACACCTGTGTACAAATGAACAAACGTACCATCCCAGATAACACAATAGGCGAAGTGATATTTGATTATACTTGTATTTCATGACACATAAATTAGGTCCAACTCTTGATCCACTCAATTAATTCAAGTGAGGCGATTTAATACTACTTTTGACGCCTTTGAGGTTTTTCCTGTTATGGTTACAAGGACATTTCGGTttagaagaaaatcaatgtaaATTAACAAGCCGACCATCGGCTGTTGCTTAGTGTTGCGTCTAACATTTTGGCTGTTCTGTTTCCATTCAAGTGTTTCCTAGACAATGTTTCGGCCATGAAGTATTTCATTAGTATTTACTTCCTTTGTTTTCAAGCTATTAAGTAACATATCACTATTAAAGCCCGGGGGTAATTTGACGTTTAAAAGTCGTTTGCAATCCGTTCTAGCAAAACAGAGGCTCTTTATCGATCGTAAAAGTACGCAAACGCGGAATACTAGAAAAGAACAGTTTATAAAAGGAGATTTAAGGCAGAAGGAGTGAAACCACATTGTGCATGAGTTGAATTATTTGCCTTTGTGAAGGCGATCTGCTCAAATTAATAACTCTCTGCCTTGAGGCGGGCAATATCAGAGCAACTTCCTGCTTTCGCtgcatgtattttgttttgacgCGAACTATCGACGAAGACACGTCTCATGGTGAAGATATTGATTATCTCAACAACAAAAAAGCGCTTCTTGACAGGAGATGTTGCGTTCCCAATTCCATCTACATGTCCATCTACACAATTGTTTTTATGTTTTCTTACAGTCTAAAGTGTCTACGATAAGATTGGAGTCCTTAAAATGATGTGTTTTTCCGCTCTTGTCATCTGATTTGCGCGGGGCCTGGAATCTAGTTGTTTCTCGTGACGTTATTACAATTAACCGCCCGCGAGATATCTGAAAAAGAATCCCCACTAGAATTGTTCTATCACCTAAGCATATCGTTTATGCGGTTAACACCTATTCAGGACACCATAATTCCCACTTGCAAATCTATAACCCATGTATTTCTGCTGATCAAGTTGCCACAGAAACTCGCGGGAGACAAAGgccatttttgcaaaattgcgTCATCAGTTTGTTTTACCATCGTATGGCACAGATGATAGTGACGTCACTTGTTGGAACCTTTGAATAACAAGAAGGTTTTTTAAACAGACGTCTTCCTATTAAAAAGCAACGTTTTCCAGTGCTAGTAGTTGTTGTTATACAGGACTGACAAGCAGATGGGATAGATGATGCAACATCTATTTAAGGAAAAGCAATATCATTTTACAACAGCTACACTGATTGACAATTATCATTAATTCGTGATTTGCTCGGAATTGACTATTATTGTTAAtaaagaagactgaaagcttgatatggattatggaaAATGGTCATATAAGAAAAACAATCTCGTACcgagagtcctcgggctttttggtcagcgggtgaacGCCGGAAAGACTCAGGGATAACGGACTTGAACTATTTTTTGATTGgtcgcttgcataacaatggcagtttgaattatgtctaataccgtacgggaattttcccacgctgctaaaaactgattactgttactgttgcaaaagtaccgtgggaaaacattatatcAGTCTCtatgaggagaaatccgtggaagaaggtcttgtcaaagccattcagaattacgttTCCACAAACATTTGTC containing:
- the LOC138043213 gene encoding uncharacterized protein, whose protein sequence is MTSEKLSPHDATCLCFTSLVDEKKLKSGAATNTDDKNTFMLDKVPKHRPASVIERVFDSLNLSSKLRGNLRKAVEKPLVESRRAEEENGRSTSGHLAPENHKHAAVWPSYFHSFDTTETCDSSSDSAYSQYSDTSDLRSQNATSTYSENRIFKQGIAHKDRASLNNNIDAIDVDNAFLRRVVMLMKVILYLRHSFPINIFRKRKVSAKNASNHIKFRDSSSLSSCESGDSHDSGIFNTKSPRTRKRISFSPITLLFSAITERACDEAKAIMEEQEPDVNYQTPNGQSLLHIAAANADLKCVQLLLQNGADVNVKDTYGWGPLHAAVTRGNWKCAILLIEAGADFGEYAQARIQEYNQVQQVATKFVRSVEIYV